One Halalkalicoccus subterraneus genomic window carries:
- the thrS gene encoding threonine--tRNA ligase, which produces MSVTVTLPDGSELSVEAGSTVEDVAYEIGPGLGRDTVAGVVDGEFVAKEHPIEEDVEIEIVTDGSDEYVDALRHSAAHVFAQALQRLHPEATLTIGPPTDDGFYYDVTGVDLDEADLEEISAEAEGIIEADVPIERVEMSREEAFEYYEDNPFKREILEEEAAGEDPVSFYEQGEFRDLCRGPHVESTGEIGGFALLEISGAYWRGSEDNEMLTRVYGTAFPTESELEEFLERREQAKERDHRKIGREMDLFSVPDHSPGCPHYHPNGMTIRRELEEYIREQNDELGYEEVRTPELNKAELWKPTGHYETFTEQDEMFAWEQGSAGTGSEDEGTEYGLKPMNCANHAYIFDQQIRSYRDLPVRFSEFGNVYRNEQSGELSGLLRVRGMTQDDGHAFIRPDQIEREITDTLRVIEEIYEQFDFEVIYKLETKGETAVGSDEVWEEATEALRESLENGGLEYDVEEGEAAFYGPKIGLDARDALGREWTIGTVQLDFNIPERLELSYTGRDNEEHRPVMVHRALLGSFERFMGVMIEHFDGNFPTWLAPEQVRILPISDDNVAYAEEIEQELSDFRVGIEDRSWTIGKKIQTAHDDRVPYMLIVGGNEEEAGTVSVRDRFERERDDVSPVEFRDHLGSEVGQKRTEPDFLE; this is translated from the coding sequence ATGAGCGTCACCGTAACCCTTCCCGACGGCTCTGAACTGTCCGTCGAGGCCGGTTCGACGGTCGAGGACGTCGCCTACGAGATCGGTCCCGGTCTCGGGCGCGACACCGTCGCGGGGGTCGTCGACGGCGAGTTCGTCGCCAAGGAACATCCCATCGAGGAGGACGTCGAGATCGAGATCGTTACTGACGGCAGCGACGAGTACGTCGACGCGCTGAGGCATTCGGCGGCCCACGTCTTCGCCCAAGCACTACAGCGCCTCCACCCCGAAGCGACACTCACCATCGGCCCGCCGACCGACGACGGGTTCTACTACGACGTCACCGGCGTCGACCTCGACGAGGCCGACTTGGAGGAGATCAGCGCCGAAGCCGAGGGGATCATCGAGGCCGACGTCCCCATCGAGCGCGTCGAGATGTCCCGTGAGGAGGCCTTCGAGTACTACGAGGACAACCCGTTCAAACGCGAGATCCTGGAGGAGGAGGCCGCGGGCGAGGACCCCGTTTCCTTCTACGAACAGGGCGAGTTCCGCGACCTCTGTCGGGGCCCCCACGTCGAATCGACCGGCGAGATCGGCGGGTTCGCCCTCCTGGAGATCTCGGGTGCCTACTGGCGCGGCAGCGAGGACAACGAGATGCTAACGCGGGTGTACGGGACTGCGTTCCCCACCGAGAGCGAACTCGAGGAGTTCCTCGAACGCCGCGAGCAGGCGAAGGAGCGCGACCACCGGAAGATCGGCCGCGAGATGGACCTCTTCTCGGTACCGGATCACTCGCCGGGCTGTCCCCACTACCACCCCAACGGGATGACGATCCGCCGGGAGCTCGAGGAGTACATCCGCGAGCAGAACGACGAGCTCGGTTACGAGGAGGTCCGCACCCCCGAGCTCAACAAGGCCGAGCTCTGGAAGCCGACGGGCCACTACGAGACGTTCACCGAGCAGGACGAGATGTTCGCTTGGGAGCAGGGGAGCGCCGGCACCGGATCGGAAGATGAGGGCACCGAGTACGGCCTGAAGCCGATGAACTGCGCGAACCACGCCTACATCTTCGACCAGCAGATCCGCTCGTATCGGGATCTGCCCGTCCGGTTCTCGGAGTTCGGCAACGTCTATCGCAACGAGCAGTCGGGCGAGCTCTCCGGTCTGCTCCGCGTGCGCGGGATGACTCAGGACGACGGCCACGCGTTCATCCGGCCCGACCAGATCGAGCGTGAGATCACCGACACCCTGCGGGTGATCGAGGAGATCTACGAGCAGTTCGACTTCGAGGTCATCTACAAACTGGAGACCAAAGGCGAGACCGCCGTCGGGAGCGATGAGGTCTGGGAGGAGGCAACCGAGGCGCTCCGGGAATCCCTCGAGAACGGGGGGTTGGAGTACGACGTCGAGGAGGGCGAGGCGGCCTTTTACGGCCCGAAGATCGGGCTCGACGCCCGCGACGCGCTCGGACGGGAGTGGACGATCGGCACGGTCCAGCTCGATTTCAACATCCCCGAGCGCCTCGAACTCTCGTATACGGGTCGGGACAACGAGGAGCACCGCCCCGTGATGGTCCACCGGGCTCTGCTGGGAAGCTTCGAGCGGTTCATGGGCGTGATGATCGAACACTTCGACGGGAACTTCCCAACGTGGCTCGCACCCGAACAGGTGCGGATCCTGCCGATCAGCGACGACAACGTCGCGTACGCCGAGGAGATCGAGCAAGAGCTCTCGGACTTCCGCGTCGGGATCGAGGACCGTTCGTGGACCATCGGCAAGAAGATCCAGACCGCCCACGACGACCGCGTTCCCTACATGCTGATCGTCGGGGGCAACGAGGAGGAGGCCGGCACGGTCTCGGTCCGGGACCGCTTCGAGCGCGAGCGCGACGACGTTTCGCCGGTCGAGTTCCGCGACCACCTCGGCAGCGAGGTCGGCCAGAAGCGTACTGAACCGGACTTCCTCGAGTAG
- a CDS encoding twin-arginine translocase TatA/TatE family subunit — protein MTVQFAPLFGPIPGGIELAVIVLIAILLFGANKIPKLARSTGQAMGEFQKGREEIDQELQEMRDGATGSTDNEPEPDIGTDDDLNTDESTTTTTATETDSGTETDSRTGTDSGTEAELETDENR, from the coding sequence ATGACAGTACAATTTGCCCCGTTGTTCGGGCCGATCCCCGGCGGGATCGAACTGGCAGTGATCGTGCTCATCGCGATCCTGCTTTTCGGCGCGAACAAGATCCCGAAGCTCGCCCGTTCGACCGGGCAGGCGATGGGTGAGTTCCAGAAGGGCCGCGAGGAAATCGACCAGGAGCTACAGGAGATGCGCGACGGTGCGACGGGCAGCACCGACAACGAGCCCGAACCCGACATCGGAACCGACGACGATCTGAACACCGACGAATCCACCACCACGACCACTGCTACCGAGACGGACTCCGGGACCGAAACGGACTCTAGGACCGGAACGGACTCCGGGACCGAGGCGGAGCTCGAAACGGACGAGAACCGATAA
- a CDS encoding TRAP transporter substrate-binding protein translates to MTNNKSWTRRALLGAGGATLTASTAGCLGSVRNTGNQNGQFTVGEIGNSDDNCLDCISPSPSFAIAERLRTESDGELTMTVQPSNQICSSASCGTKVQSNVIEAGYGSIGNSTAFFPENQIWLVPYTFPSPESITHTLVHEEAWENFWVPFARKYNVLPFYYWTPALRDVFISEGGTQLIGGDDLRRPEQLEGLIIRRTASRAAAESLSTWSASPTEVSWGDTVQGMETGVIDGLETWSSVAIGSGMGSVIDQVVETSFMCGQGTIWVNTDWLKSLPDGHRELLADTTRELTEQAVAIADELVDERVGQRESPPDGSAWDELGVTVNILDDDERQAWVDPLDPRENPEKWAPERELLENFEETPDDFYDRIYEIANGNGTPDSPSEFTIDAWWDDYLDEI, encoded by the coding sequence ATGACGAATAACAAGAGCTGGACACGGCGGGCGCTGTTGGGTGCTGGCGGGGCGACACTTACTGCAAGCACGGCCGGGTGTCTAGGTTCAGTTCGTAACACCGGAAATCAGAACGGCCAGTTCACGGTCGGTGAGATCGGGAACTCCGACGACAACTGTCTGGATTGTATCTCGCCGTCGCCGTCGTTCGCGATCGCCGAAAGGCTTCGGACGGAATCGGACGGCGAGTTGACGATGACGGTTCAGCCGAGCAACCAGATCTGCAGTTCGGCGAGCTGTGGAACGAAGGTCCAAAGCAACGTCATCGAAGCCGGGTACGGTTCGATCGGTAACTCGACGGCGTTCTTCCCGGAAAACCAGATCTGGCTCGTTCCGTATACGTTTCCGTCGCCGGAATCGATAACGCACACGCTCGTTCACGAAGAGGCTTGGGAGAACTTCTGGGTCCCGTTCGCTCGGAAGTACAACGTCCTTCCGTTCTATTACTGGACGCCTGCGCTCAGGGACGTGTTCATCTCGGAGGGGGGAACGCAACTGATCGGTGGTGACGATCTCAGGCGACCGGAGCAACTCGAGGGCCTGATCATCCGCCGAACCGCCTCGCGGGCCGCCGCGGAGTCACTCTCGACCTGGAGTGCGAGTCCGACTGAAGTCTCCTGGGGCGATACGGTTCAGGGAATGGAGACCGGCGTCATCGACGGACTCGAGACGTGGTCCTCGGTCGCGATCGGCTCCGGAATGGGGTCGGTCATCGACCAGGTCGTCGAGACGAGTTTCATGTGCGGGCAAGGGACCATCTGGGTGAATACGGACTGGCTGAAGAGCCTCCCGGATGGTCATCGGGAACTGCTCGCTGACACCACACGGGAGTTGACCGAGCAAGCGGTCGCGATCGCCGACGAACTGGTAGACGAACGCGTCGGTCAACGGGAATCGCCACCGGATGGTTCGGCATGGGACGAACTCGGTGTGACTGTGAATATCCTTGACGACGACGAACGACAGGCGTGGGTCGACCCGCTCGATCCGCGCGAGAACCCGGAGAAGTGGGCGCCCGAACGGGAACTGCTCGAGAACTTCGAGGAGACGCCCGACGACTTCTATGACCGGATCTACGAGATCGCAAACGGGAACGGTACGCCGGACTCGCCGTCCGAGTTCACCATCGACGCGTGGTGGGACGACTACCTCGACGAAATATAG
- a CDS encoding TRAP transporter small permease, whose translation MSTITKTSDTRVPNWAQYLEKYFEGMVALALLMTVLAITVTDIFGRTFFAWTIDWGFGVAQGLFVWIAWLAASFGLRHRSYFRFTLFRTKLSHRAQFLMYVIEWVLWCIVIGAIFWHSIPEFFQVLASGRIVVGTENVLQAYFYLAVPVGTGLILVRVLQQAITMTLAYRDGDDISPDPRIGVRDE comes from the coding sequence ATGTCAACGATAACGAAAACGAGTGACACTCGCGTTCCGAACTGGGCACAGTATCTCGAGAAATACTTCGAAGGGATGGTTGCTCTGGCGCTGTTGATGACCGTACTCGCCATTACGGTCACCGACATCTTCGGTCGCACCTTCTTCGCGTGGACGATCGATTGGGGCTTCGGGGTCGCACAGGGACTGTTCGTCTGGATCGCGTGGCTCGCAGCGTCGTTCGGCCTCCGGCACCGATCGTATTTCCGGTTCACGCTGTTTCGGACGAAGCTCTCACATCGTGCTCAGTTCCTCATGTACGTCATCGAGTGGGTACTCTGGTGTATCGTCATCGGGGCGATATTCTGGCACTCGATCCCGGAGTTCTTTCAGGTCCTCGCTTCCGGCCGGATCGTCGTCGGCACTGAGAACGTGCTTCAAGCGTACTTCTATCTCGCAGTGCCGGTCGGAACGGGGTTGATCCTGGTTCGGGTGCTACAGCAGGCGATCACCATGACGCTCGCCTATCGGGACGGCGATGACATCAGCCCGGATCCACGAATCGGGGTACGGGACGAATGA
- a CDS encoding TRAP transporter large permease has protein sequence MIVPSLPLDVVLLAVAAISVVLFALGVPLVLSFGLWVIAFYFAVPGFSMANVSITAFSELESFTYIAIPLFILVGDLFREADISKDVVAFSRACLGWLPGSTGNTVIGTSAIFSAITGSNAATTASVGQALYPSMKEEGYEPGYASATIAAGGTIGSVLPPSIMLIIYGVTFGVSIPDLFIAGIIPGLAMVVILVGINMYITEKEGYGVDTDAYSFEARNVAETAWRAKIGLGAIVILLGGIFAGIFSPAESASVAVLYILITAFVTGRMRTGHDVVEAGYTSLVLVGVLMPIIVIAVLVQQNLAYLDLQDVVSNAILSLGSDWLVIVALIGVVLIAGLALASIPNVVLTAPLLTPAALEIGLDPVAWGVIFILGDAIGFITPPYGLNLYIISGLTEIDYMIVAYRVLPFLGGLLALLVVLLAVPEVNFLV, from the coding sequence ATGATCGTCCCGAGTCTTCCCCTCGATGTGGTACTACTGGCGGTCGCGGCCATCAGCGTCGTGCTGTTCGCACTCGGCGTGCCGCTCGTACTCTCCTTTGGCCTGTGGGTCATCGCGTTTTATTTTGCCGTTCCCGGGTTCTCGATGGCGAACGTTTCGATCACGGCCTTCAGCGAGTTGGAGTCGTTCACCTACATCGCGATCCCACTGTTCATCCTCGTCGGTGATCTGTTCAGAGAGGCGGACATCTCCAAGGACGTCGTCGCCTTCTCACGTGCTTGTCTCGGCTGGCTCCCCGGCAGTACCGGGAACACGGTCATCGGAACGTCCGCGATCTTCTCAGCCATTACCGGTTCGAACGCTGCGACGACCGCATCGGTCGGACAGGCGCTCTATCCGTCGATGAAGGAGGAAGGATACGAACCAGGGTACGCATCGGCCACGATCGCCGCTGGAGGAACGATCGGCAGCGTGCTTCCCCCGAGCATCATGCTCATCATCTATGGCGTCACATTCGGTGTCTCGATCCCGGATCTGTTCATCGCCGGCATCATTCCGGGCCTGGCGATGGTCGTCATCCTGGTGGGAATCAACATGTATATCACGGAGAAGGAGGGTTACGGCGTTGATACCGACGCCTACTCCTTTGAGGCCCGAAACGTCGCAGAAACGGCCTGGCGGGCGAAAATCGGGCTCGGTGCCATCGTCATCTTGCTTGGCGGTATCTTTGCAGGAATCTTCTCACCCGCAGAATCGGCCTCCGTCGCCGTACTGTACATCCTAATCACGGCATTCGTTACCGGTCGGATGCGTACCGGGCATGACGTCGTCGAAGCCGGTTATACGTCCCTCGTGCTGGTCGGCGTGTTGATGCCGATCATCGTCATTGCCGTCCTCGTCCAGCAGAACCTGGCGTATCTCGACCTTCAAGACGTGGTTTCAAACGCGATCCTCTCGCTCGGTTCGGACTGGCTCGTCATCGTCGCCCTCATCGGGGTCGTGTTGATCGCGGGCCTCGCACTGGCGTCGATTCCGAACGTCGTACTGACGGCGCCACTCTTGACCCCCGCCGCACTCGAGATCGGGCTCGATCCCGTCGCATGGGGTGTCATCTTCATTCTGGGTGACGCGATCGGGTTCATCACCCCGCCGTACGGGCTGAACCTCTACATCATCAGTGGTCTTACGGAGATCGACTATATGATCGTCGCGTATCGTGTTCTCCCGTTCCTCGGCGGGCTACTGGCGCTGTTAGTGGTTCTTCTGGCCGTTCCCGAGGTCAACTTCCTCGTCTGA
- a CDS encoding type II secretion system F family protein, with protein MSLAPSRADRIGDAFYPLYRLVFGEDNQFAAEFQTTLTRARMGDTVEHYLSRALAYGVASGGSLWILGTLLGYGLFATGLVSPPLVSVPVTDERLIAFLAATRIPSLIAITGLLLGSLGFALAFGACVAIPHSRVSARKREINVLLADSVAFMYALSVGGLDQLEIIEAMANADDTYGEVSREFQSIVHETEYFDTDYRTAIRDQAHETPSEELSQFLTDMLSIVDSGGDMTRFLEDKKDKHMRTAKQQDELTLETLKLFGEMYMTLSLFPLLLIILLVIMSMLGEGSEFMLYATVYALIPLIGVAFLVLVSTVKRDDPGDGYLREDEETTDSAGRNPLFDRGLIERYTGTFGVFDRIERREGNHETGALLLRPHRFFRDYPVYTLALTVPAALALVAVAVSSGAAPLSWGRFIAVPVWSTVVWVYVPVYVICVPLAAFREWNVRSRTAITGTLSDTLRKLSSANDTGMTLLESVRVVAETSSGKLAREFEVIHTKVVYGTSLQGALTEFNNKYHVPRLARTVKLIGKAQETSGRITAVLTTAAQASENRDDIERERRSRTRMHVVIIVMTYLTLLAVMAVLKTQFLDVMAGLDTDGAGPAAGAGGPEFGGGLDTGVLSVLFFHAVTMQAILSGLISGYMRDAEILSGVKYVLVLMTVALCVWVVVG; from the coding sequence GTGAGCCTCGCGCCGAGCAGAGCCGACCGGATCGGCGACGCCTTCTATCCGCTCTATCGGCTGGTCTTCGGCGAGGACAACCAGTTCGCCGCGGAGTTCCAAACGACCCTCACGCGCGCCCGGATGGGCGACACCGTCGAGCACTACCTCTCGCGAGCGCTCGCCTACGGCGTCGCCTCCGGCGGGTCGTTGTGGATCCTCGGTACCCTCCTCGGCTACGGGCTGTTCGCGACCGGGCTCGTCTCCCCGCCGCTCGTCAGCGTCCCGGTCACCGACGAGCGCCTGATCGCGTTTCTGGCCGCCACGCGAATCCCCTCGCTGATCGCCATTACCGGCCTGTTGTTGGGCTCGTTGGGGTTCGCGCTCGCGTTCGGGGCGTGCGTCGCGATTCCTCACTCGCGGGTCTCCGCGAGAAAGCGCGAGATCAACGTACTGCTCGCCGATTCGGTCGCGTTCATGTACGCGCTGTCGGTCGGCGGGCTCGACCAGCTCGAGATCATCGAAGCGATGGCGAACGCCGACGACACCTACGGCGAGGTCTCCCGGGAGTTCCAGTCGATCGTCCACGAGACGGAGTACTTCGATACGGACTACCGCACGGCGATCAGAGATCAGGCGCACGAGACTCCCTCCGAGGAGCTGAGCCAGTTTCTCACGGACATGCTCTCGATCGTCGACTCGGGCGGGGACATGACGCGATTCCTCGAGGACAAGAAGGACAAACACATGCGCACGGCCAAACAGCAGGACGAACTCACCCTCGAAACCCTCAAGCTGTTCGGCGAGATGTACATGACCCTCTCGCTGTTCCCCCTGCTTCTGATCATCCTCCTCGTGATCATGAGCATGCTCGGGGAGGGCTCCGAGTTCATGCTGTATGCGACGGTCTACGCGTTGATCCCGCTGATCGGGGTGGCCTTTCTCGTGCTCGTCTCGACGGTGAAACGCGACGACCCCGGCGACGGCTACCTCCGGGAGGACGAGGAAACGACCGACTCGGCGGGGCGCAACCCGCTGTTCGACCGCGGGTTGATCGAGCGCTACACCGGTACGTTCGGCGTGTTCGACCGGATCGAACGCCGCGAGGGGAACCACGAGACGGGTGCGCTCCTGTTGCGTCCGCATCGCTTCTTCCGGGACTACCCGGTCTACACGCTCGCGCTGACGGTGCCCGCCGCGCTCGCGCTCGTCGCCGTGGCCGTCTCGTCGGGGGCTGCGCCGCTGTCCTGGGGCAGGTTCATCGCCGTGCCCGTCTGGTCGACGGTCGTCTGGGTATACGTACCCGTCTACGTGATCTGCGTTCCGCTTGCGGCCTTCAGGGAGTGGAACGTCCGCTCGCGGACGGCGATCACGGGTACGCTCTCCGACACCCTCCGCAAGCTCTCGAGCGCCAACGACACCGGGATGACGCTGCTCGAATCGGTTCGAGTCGTCGCCGAGACCTCCTCGGGGAAGCTCGCTCGCGAGTTCGAGGTGATCCACACGAAGGTCGTCTACGGGACGAGCCTCCAGGGGGCGCTGACGGAGTTCAACAACAAGTACCACGTCCCGCGATTGGCCCGCACGGTCAAGCTGATCGGGAAGGCCCAGGAGACCTCCGGCCGGATCACCGCGGTCCTCACGACCGCGGCCCAAGCCAGCGAGAACCGCGACGACATCGAACGCGAGCGCAGATCCAGAACCCGCATGCATGTCGTGATCATCGTCATGACCTACCTCACGCTGCTCGCGGTGATGGCGGTCCTCAAGACGCAGTTCCTCGACGTGATGGCCGGGCTGGACACCGACGGTGCGGGACCAGCGGCGGGCGCCGGCGGCCCCGAGTTCGGCGGCGGACTCGATACGGGCGTGCTCTCGGTGCTGTTCTTCCATGCGGTGACGATGCAGGCGATCCTCTCGGGGCTGATCAGCGGCTACATGCGCGACGCGGAGATCTTGAGCGGCGTGAAGTACGTCCTCGTTCTCATGACGGTCGCACTCTGTGTCTGGGTGGTGGTCGGGTAG
- a CDS encoding DUF7289 family protein — protein MPSRGQAELVGVVLLIGLTIIGTTAIVALGAGTIADSRASAEVQSTEHAMTLFDSTVTNVALGDAPVRTVRFGRTDGRFELREDVGTMRIEHHTEGGAPPVEWNGCESAAGVCEIDLGAMVYTHGGTELASQGGGVWKRQGGATTMGSPPEFHYRDGTLTLPAVTTTGTGSASGAPAATIRPAGGSEVAHSGAIENGTVTVTVRSPYYEGWRQHFEERTTGVVSVDHDDHSVTVELVSTESQGRFGLASSDNAISLRGLAGEEPIERFELTLHPYEDDSSGFNGLDWRLRDEGSALELAFENRDNADAIDLTVTSPDGRESHTFEDAFAVDGQRVEADLTADREAEGESLDSLLNRHLAAAGPDVTFAVHDRGRGTDDRISYERSWGSLEYESSGQSIAYLHVTENAVAVRFN, from the coding sequence ATGCCCTCACGGGGACAGGCCGAACTCGTGGGCGTCGTGTTGCTGATCGGGCTGACGATCATCGGGACGACCGCGATCGTCGCGTTGGGGGCGGGGACGATCGCCGATTCGCGCGCGAGTGCCGAAGTCCAAAGCACCGAACACGCGATGACCCTGTTCGACTCGACGGTCACGAACGTCGCGCTCGGTGATGCGCCCGTTCGAACCGTCCGGTTCGGTCGAACCGACGGCCGATTCGAACTCCGAGAGGACGTCGGAACGATGCGGATCGAACACCACACCGAGGGGGGAGCGCCGCCGGTCGAGTGGAACGGGTGTGAGAGCGCCGCGGGCGTCTGCGAGATCGACCTCGGTGCGATGGTCTACACCCACGGTGGGACCGAACTCGCCTCTCAGGGCGGCGGCGTCTGGAAGCGTCAGGGCGGGGCGACGACGATGGGATCACCACCTGAATTCCACTACCGCGACGGGACGCTGACGCTCCCGGCCGTCACGACGACGGGTACCGGAAGCGCGAGCGGCGCTCCGGCGGCGACGATCCGTCCGGCCGGTGGGAGCGAGGTCGCACACTCGGGCGCGATCGAGAACGGCACCGTCACGGTGACCGTCCGGAGCCCCTACTACGAGGGCTGGCGACAGCACTTCGAGGAGCGGACCACCGGGGTGGTCAGCGTCGACCACGACGACCACTCGGTCACCGTCGAGCTCGTCTCGACCGAGAGTCAGGGGCGGTTCGGGCTGGCGAGCAGCGACAACGCGATCTCGCTTCGGGGTCTGGCCGGCGAGGAACCGATCGAGCGATTCGAACTCACGCTCCATCCCTACGAGGACGATTCGAGCGGGTTCAACGGCCTCGACTGGCGGTTGCGCGACGAGGGGTCGGCGCTGGAACTGGCCTTCGAGAACCGGGATAACGCGGACGCGATCGACCTGACGGTCACGAGCCCGGACGGACGTGAATCGCACACCTTCGAGGACGCGTTCGCGGTCGACGGCCAGCGCGTCGAGGCGGACCTGACGGCCGACCGCGAAGCCGAGGGGGAGTCGCTTGACTCGCTGCTGAACCGCCATCTCGCCGCGGCGGGTCCCGACGTCACCTTCGCCGTCCACGACCGGGGGCGGGGAACGGACGACCGGATCAGCTACGAGCGCTCGTGGGGCTCCCTCGAATACGAGAGTTCGGGCCAGTCCATCGCGTATCTCCACGTCACCGAAAACGCGGTCGCGGTCCGGTTCAACTGA
- a CDS encoding DUF7289 family protein: MADRGVSEMVGFVLIFALVVTTLGVVYTAGTASLTDARDAERVNNAERAFDVLADDVEAITRRNAPSRATAVSLADAGLRVERGEEIRVSVGGEVVDAASGRLVYDSGTGSDVLYRNGAVLRGEGAGGSMAHRPSFVIGEERLVVRLVELYDVDATAVSGDRTVLVRAERIGTMQYSYSSIEQPVTIAVETEHERAWTEYFESRGGTCESNRTVECAFEPDELHVVRVDIGVRFS; the protein is encoded by the coding sequence ATGGCTGATCGCGGGGTGAGCGAGATGGTCGGGTTCGTGTTGATCTTCGCGCTCGTGGTGACGACGCTCGGCGTCGTCTACACGGCGGGCACGGCGAGCCTGACCGACGCGCGCGACGCCGAACGGGTGAACAACGCCGAGCGCGCCTTCGACGTGCTCGCGGACGACGTCGAGGCGATCACGCGGCGAAACGCCCCGAGCAGGGCTACGGCGGTCAGCCTCGCGGACGCGGGGCTGCGAGTGGAGCGCGGCGAGGAGATACGCGTCTCGGTCGGCGGCGAGGTAGTCGACGCCGCGTCGGGGCGGCTGGTGTACGATTCGGGGACCGGTTCGGACGTCCTCTACCGGAACGGCGCCGTGCTCAGAGGCGAGGGAGCGGGCGGTTCGATGGCCCATCGGCCCTCCTTCGTGATCGGCGAGGAGCGGCTGGTCGTCCGGCTGGTCGAGCTGTACGACGTCGATGCGACCGCGGTGAGCGGCGACCGGACCGTGCTGGTCCGGGCCGAGCGAATCGGGACCATGCAGTACTCGTACTCCTCCATTGAGCAGCCGGTGACGATCGCCGTCGAGACCGAACACGAGCGGGCCTGGACGGAGTATTTCGAGTCGCGGGGCGGTACGTGCGAGTCGAACCGGACCGTCGAATGTGCCTTCGAACCCGACGAACTCCACGTCGTACGGGTCGATATCGGCGTGCGGTTCAGTTGA
- a CDS encoding DUF7266 family protein, which translates to MSRSERATSVALGYVLTLSITTILVSGLFITAGSVVDDQRQQATTGELTVHGERLAADLATVDRLARTGSTVELERELPAAVAGATYRIEIDGERLVLRGERADDPVTVSFVAERDVEIAGSGSLGGGPVVIAFEDGTIEVRNG; encoded by the coding sequence ATGAGCCGCTCCGAGCGGGCGACGTCGGTGGCGCTCGGCTACGTGCTGACGCTGTCGATCACGACGATCCTCGTCTCCGGGCTGTTCATCACCGCCGGCTCCGTCGTCGACGACCAGCGCCAGCAGGCGACGACGGGGGAGCTGACCGTCCACGGCGAGCGCCTCGCGGCCGACCTCGCGACCGTCGACCGCCTCGCGCGAACCGGATCGACCGTCGAACTCGAGCGGGAGCTTCCGGCCGCCGTCGCCGGGGCCACCTATCGCATCGAGATCGACGGCGAGCGGCTCGTCCTGCGGGGCGAGCGTGCGGACGACCCGGTTACGGTGTCGTTCGTCGCGGAACGCGACGTGGAGATCGCGGGCTCGGGGTCGCTCGGCGGCGGGCCCGTCGTGATCGCGTTCGAGGATGGAACGATCGAGGTGCGGAATGGCTGA
- a CDS encoding DUF7261 family protein, whose translation MAAVADERGQLVLVAGFAIAATFVVLALVLNGVIYAEGVGTRTTDVGERDALAAEDLAVAHVAATLPTSDEGSFEAAIESWAEQVLAHEVRSGATVDVEIVEIATDEAVIEVTYETAALTYRSGTIAVTSEGRR comes from the coding sequence GTGGCGGCTGTAGCCGACGAACGCGGGCAGCTCGTTCTGGTCGCCGGGTTCGCGATCGCGGCCACGTTCGTCGTGCTCGCGCTCGTGCTCAACGGCGTCATCTACGCCGAGGGCGTCGGGACGCGAACGACCGACGTCGGCGAGCGAGACGCGCTCGCGGCCGAGGACCTCGCCGTCGCACACGTCGCCGCGACGCTTCCCACGAGCGACGAGGGATCGTTCGAAGCCGCGATCGAATCGTGGGCCGAGCAGGTCCTCGCCCACGAGGTCCGCTCGGGGGCCACCGTCGACGTCGAGATCGTCGAGATCGCGACGGACGAGGCGGTGATCGAGGTCACCTACGAGACCGCGGCGCTGACCTACCGCTCCGGGACGATCGCCGTCACGTCGGAGGGGAGACGATGA